CACCCACAGCGACACAACAGAAGCATAAACTAGCTTTGATGCTGATTAACAAATACATCTATATACTGACACagacactgaaatgtttttccctatcatattgttttatttcactctctttgcctgttttcttttctcttcttcTTTTGTCAACATTTGAACAAAACTTCTAATTAATCAAATTGTCACTTGGACCACAGAGTAGGACAAGAATTCTGACTGTTAAGTGGTCACTTTTACTGGCCTCAACTCCTGAAGTGTCTCACTCTGAACCTTCAGCTGCTCACAGCCCTCCTCCACAGTCAGTCCCAGTGACACCCTGCAgctccagtcagggtgtctgcttGAGCTCCACTTCCCCGGCCACTCAGAGTCCTgctgtgtccagtctgtggggAGAATtcacctgtctccctctctccctggccAGGACAGTCCAGGAGTAGGAGCTGTGTGTCCATCAGCCTGGGAGTCACAGTGTGTGTCTTACTGGTCACAGTCATTGCCCTGGGGACAGTCTGTAAGTCTGATAGTCACTCCTGTCATTTCATTAGTATCTAGGTGTGAAGCATGGAGTATCTAGGCTCTAATAAATATCTTGATATTTGCTCTCCAATGCTATAGGCCAAACTATGAGCTAAAAGTAGTGTTTTATTAGGAGAGACAGGAAGGGATTACAGATAATATGACACAATAATCCTATAGGCTCATGGGTACTGTAGTGTTTTGCTAGAATTCCTCATACTTATTGTAATGCATGGCACTGGGTTTGGAATGACTTTATTCATAACGGCTTTAATATATGTCTCAATAATTGTACCAGACCAAATCACAAGATGTGTTCCTGCTCACCAAGTAAACTGTGTCTCATGGTTCTTGACTCTGTGTATGTTGGTGATCTGAAATGCCACCCCCATCACAGCAGatctcagagctctttacactCCTGTCTGTATATTCTTTTGGTTGAGAATCATTCTTGTTGCTCTTCTTTGAGCTCCTTCTGAGGATGATTTCTGTAGATCCTTTCAGCTGTATATCCCAATGACCAGAGCTGAGCACAGTGTCCTACAGGGGGTTCACCAGTGTGCTGACCAGAGCTGAGCACAGTGTCCTACAGGGGGTTCACCAGTGAGCTGACCAGAGCTGAGCACAGTGTCCTACAGGGGGTTCACCAGTGAGCTGTAAACCCTCATCACAACCTCCCTGGGTTTCAGCCCCACTCTCTGTACACATCCCAGCAGGCTGTGCCCAGGCTGTCTGGATGAGGACAGAAGACTCTGCAGGAACACACAGGTCCTCTCAGGCGGAGCTTCCTGCAGCTCCCAGTTCCCCAGGAGAGCTGTCTGCTGTAGCTCCTGCTTCCTGTGTGGATCactgtgctcttatctgtcctcATCCAGACACACACCCTTTCTCAACTAAAACTCTGATTGTATTTGTTCTCATCTGTGCAATTAGTACAATTAAGCAAATAAGATGATTGCTTGCACAAACCAGGAGATAACATGTTTTGCACATTAGTGTGACTGGTAGATTATGTTGACAGAGACAGGCAGCTGATGTATAAGTGGACAGAGAAACAAATTTACTTGGttgattaaaaaatgttctgtgtTCTGGGCTCTGCAGTGTGGAACCAGAACAGCTCAGACTGTAAGAGCAGACTGgagaagaaggagaaggagcTGGAGAAACTCAGGCAAGAAGCAGAGAGATACAGGAAACGTGTGGAAATCTTCTGTGTGGACCTCTCTACTGGGAGGAGAAGTAAGTGTGTGGGAGAGTGATGGAGGACTCCTCTACTGGGAGGAGAAGTAACTGTGTGGGTATTGAGAAGTTTGGAGGGTGAAATCTCAGCAGAGAGGAGTGAGAAAACCTGCTTCTTGGACAAAGCTGGTTTTCATTTTAGTCTTGATCTGTATTGACACTGATGGGTCTTTAGTAGACCTGGGAGCAGGGAAAGGTCCTATCGGAATATTTGGAGAAGAATAAGTGTTGCTTTAGATTTAGTCTGTGATCAACGCAGAGTAAATAAGTGGTGAATTCAAATGTCTTTGAAGTGTTTGACATGGCCATTCAGAATGCTGTCTTGTGAGGAAGGGACCTGTCCTCCGCAGTACTGAGGAAGTCCTGCTGTGTATGTCACTAGTGCGGAACTCTCTCTGAGATGGACTGCGGCCTCCTGACTCCCTGTCTCTGCAGGAGCTGGAACTGTTGGCAATAGAAGTAATTGAGGAAGACAGACAGACTCTTAATCATGAGGATGAGAGCCTCAGGTTCATGATCAGTTACAATTATGCAAAGACTTGCTATTGACCCATCTGTAAGTTCGAGTCTCAGTGTTGCAGAAGTACAAGAGAGACATGATGCAGGTCTGGGACAAGTGGGTGATCTTTTGGTGGGCACCCAGCAAACACCCCAGACAAGCCATAAGTTTCAAActgtgcaattaatttacacaaCCACcgttgaaaccaaaataattaactAAATAGAAGCTTACCTCCTTCCTGAGCTCCTGCATAAATGTCTTGAGTCTTACTAGCCAGCCAGGCAACCAGCTGCTTAACAGCTTCAACATAAACAAAGCTTTGGAGCCACATGGACTCTCAAAAGTCAAGCACTCCATTTCTTCTGGGTTCTTGACTTCCAGGTCAGTGGTGAATCCACTGGCCTTCTCGTACAGAACGTCACTCACTCAATTGGCTGACTGAACTTACCGACTCACCCCGACTGAGGGCAGCAGCAACACATTCATCAAAGGCTTCTGGGGAAGATGGTCCAGACACGGCGGCCATTTTGCCTAGACCAGCTGTGCCCTCACAGGAAACAGTACATTAACTCAGCAATTCAACTGAATGAAATGCATAAAAAATGAGAGAGAGTCTTTTAAAGGGTGTGTCTTGATGACACCATGGTGCTCAGTCAGTATTAATCCAGGTgattcctgtgtgtctgtctgtacagaggagagtcctgaggaatccctgaggctcagtcagtattaatccaggtgtttcctgtgtgtctgtctgtccagagcAGCAGTGCTGTCCAGAGGGATGGAAGGGGGGAGACAGTGGAAGATGTTACTACATCTCTACAGACCAGAGATCCTGGGAGTTTGCCAGTCATTTCTGTTCATCAGTGGGAGCTCAACTGCTGGAGACTGAGGACAAGAGGGAGCTGGTGAGAACATGAAATCTGCTGCAGCCACACTGAGTGAGAGAGGCTTCACTGAAAAGCcatttgaaaaatacaaatacttcAGTATTacaaattcaatttttaatttctccAGAAAACATCTATCCCTCCATCTATCAGTGTTACTCAGGAAcatcatctactgtacatttttcataaggaagtgaatatttaaaatgGACATTGATCATTAGTAAATGAGATTTCAGCTCTGGGACAATACCATTGTTTTACAGATCACAGACAATGCTGCCCAACACTAGGCAAAGTGAAATCTTGTATTTGTGTTCCAACTAGATCTCTCTATTATAAAACTCTCAGCAGGGTAGTTTTGCTACTAACAGTCAACTTCTTCCTTATACTTTCACATAGTAGACATCTCAGAAGAAACACTACCCAGTTCACACCAGAAACTCCTGTTCTGTCAACTTCTCTTTCTAACAGTTGTGGGAATGGGGAACAAactactcagccatgttgttgaaatctTGACTTTTTCAGGAACTTGCTAAGTGAGATTAAGTCAATTAAccattagaaaaacaaaaccatgaattctgcttgTTCTCGGGTCAGGAAAATCAGATGTCCACCCTCCCGGTTGATAGGTGACCTAAAGCCCCGATAATGTGATTGCTGTGCGATCTGAcctgctttgtgtgtttttacagAATTTCTTGGGAAGTCTTTTAGAAGGCTATTTTTACTGGATTGGCTTGAGAAAGGACAGCAGCTCTGAGTGGAGATGGGTCAATGGAACAGAACTCAACAAAGATGTGTAAGTGTATTGTGTTATGTGTTTGTTGTGTCCAGTAAATACTGCATTGTAGAAATTTCAAAATTGAAAAGCTacgaaaacaaaatgaacacaaaGCACACTGACTTGGACTGGTTTGTGTGATTACCTTGAACTGTAGTGATATGGAGACACTTCCCAGCAAGCTGTGGGGAATGACCTGCCATCTTCAGTCACATGACCAATTGCTGTAAGACATTGGGTCAGGTGCCAGTTTAAAGCTCAGGAAGCTGAAGCTTCCAGTGCTGGTCATTATCTGCTGTCTGGAAACATGGAGAGCAGATCTTCTCTCCAGAGGGAGAGATGGGGAAGACGGAGTGAATGTTGGGACTTTTTGTAAGTCAAGGAATTGAGACTGTTTTAGAACTGATGAGCTGTAGCTGCCTGTCTTAGGGAGGAAGCTCGCAAAGATGTCTAGTTGTCTAGTAAATATCTTCATGGAGACAGCTGAgggagatgaagagagagatagagGTTGTGTGATCAGGGAGTCTAATCTGCTTCTCTCTCATAGGATTACAGTTAAAACAGGATACTCTGATGGGGACTGTGCCTGTGGATACTGGAGTGGGGATGTCTTCACTGCGTATTCCCGGAAATGTGAAGAGACATTCTCCTGGATCTGTGTGGGGGATCCTGTGTGAGTGTGGCAGCCCCCAGACCCCTCTCCTGCCTTGAGGGGGAGTACAAATCTCACAGAGAGGAAAGACATGTTAGAGAGAGACCGTGCGTCTGCTGGGACTCCTCTGCTGAGTCCTGGACACGATCATAGTCTCTTCACTCTTCATTGTTCCTCACTGAGAAGCAGAGTTATTAAACAAATAGCAAACAGTTTCACGTTTTAAGAAGGTTTGGGGTATTTGGGGATTTTTTAACAATTATGTGTCCTGTCCTTAAATTTCAGCCTGTAGCACAAAATTAACAgagtttcagtttttgtttttttctaccaATTCTGTATTTGatcatgttttctgttttacacaaTAAAACCAGTGGGAAGATGTCTGGGCTGTTTCTTGAGTCACTGTATGTCTGGTATCTCCTCTAGACTCTGCTCATTCCTCTGACTGTGTCCCAGTTTCTCTCAGCAATTGAGTCACTGGCTTGTCTGCTCTTACTGGGAAGAACCTGCAACTATGTTTGAAATGTTAAATCTTATTTAAAACCTTACTTTGTCACACGTGCTCTTCTTTCTGCTGACTTACGTTTTTCAAGATATATCCTGACCATCTGTTTGAATCTACATTTAATatgtttactgtaaagcactttgtgaTGTTTTACAGTGTATGAAATGAGAATTTGGATAAAACGTGAGGAAAACCAgttttaatgtataaatgtCGTTTGGCGGTCTTCGGGTAGGGAAATTGACAGAGTTGTATTCAGCTGCCTGTACTGTCAGTTTCAGATAAAAGATGCTGTTTAGCAGTTTGGACAGAGTAGAGCTCTTCAGTCCTGTCCAGTGTTTCAGGTAACTGTGTGAAATGAACATTTCAGGAGAAAGGGCACATTTTGGTTTCATTGCAAAATCCACACATgttattgaaatatattatgcATAAGCTATGTGGGCTGGTAATTAAAATACTGATCCCAACTGGAATGCTGTCCTCATGAGAGGGCTGCAGGATGTCTGTTCACTGTTCCCACATGGAGCTCGGGGATACTTGTCTTGCTGTGGGATTGTAGCAGGAGGATTCTCCTGGCTCAGTCTTGGACTGTGTCTGCTGGACATGACAGGATCTGATGGGAATATTCCCAGACAGACTAGGGGACAATGAAACAGTTTATTTTCCACTTGTTGCTGTGAGGTAAAACTGACTGTTTATCCACAAGGTGCAAagactaaggctgctgctggaagaggtgtgagtggggccagcagggggcgctcaccctgcggtctgtgtgggtcctaatgccccagtatagtgacggggacactagactgtaaacaggcgccgtcctgcagatgagacgtcaaaccgaggtcctgactctctgtggtcattaaaaatcccagggcgtttctcaaaaagagtagtggtgttaccccggtgtcctggccaaatttctaattggcctttacccatcatggcctcctaataatccccctctgtgaattggcttcattactctgctctcctccccactgatagctggtgtgtggggagcgttctggcgcactatggctgccgtcgcatcatccaggtggggctgcacactgggggtggtggaggggggtccccattacctgtaaagcgctttgagtggagtgtccagaaaagcactatataagtgtaagcaattattatttttattattattattattattaaagaggCCAAACTGGAATTGAATCCGGCGCCTTTTTTTGTATAGCGACACCTCCTGGCCAGGTGCGGCTGCTGCCGGGCGGTACAAGGCGGTCGACGTGCGGTTCAGCGTGTGTCCCGCAGCTGGCGCGGGGCTCCTACGTCTGTTCCTGTTTCGGGGAAAGATGGTGGAAGTCTGAAAGTTAAAGAGGCGATTTGGGTGGTTTATGAGAAATGTTGCAGAGTTTATCCTTTTGGAAGTCATTCTCCTGTTTCGGACAGCGTACTGAGCTTCACCGTGAACACGTGAAAAACCCGTCAGGTAGGAATAGCTCTGAACTGTATTTGATCGGTAAACAGTTCTGTATTCCGAGATGTGTTTGACGATGGAGTCACCCGTACCGAGAGACGATACGCATTAATCTGACGTTTTGTGATTCTAAATAGTTTAACACGGAGGCTGATTTCTCATTATATAAACCCACGATCGCCGCTCCTGTCTGATATTGTGAGCAGTTTTGCTGTTTAAATTCAGAGGTTCAAAGTGCGTGTGAGAGATCTGGTTCTTTTCTAGACCGGAGTTTATATGAACTGACCTAGCAAAGTGATCTCTTCTGTCCTCTTTTACTGCAAGAAGTTTCAACATTGGACATTTCAATAGCGGGAGATTTGACATTAAAATTAAACGTAAGAAAGCCCGCAATGTTAGTGAAATCTTTAGACAAAAATAAGTCCATAGAACTAAAGTAGAGGGTGTCGATTCCAATAAATTCCGATTCAGATAAATTTACAGTGCAGTAGGGAGGGTCCTTTGTGATATTAAACTCCCGGACCATCTGACCGGCGTCTATTCTCTCTTGTTTATGAATGAGATGTTTTACACCCAATCAGATCACTGAATTTAGCTCAGCGATGTTGCGATTGGTCAGTGGGAGTTACTGCTGATTGACAGTACATTTTCCCAATTATAGACGAGACTCGTCCAGTTGCCCAATAAACTACGATCAGTGAAAACCCGGAAGGATTTGTTTTGTAGCAAAACGGAATATTTCATTGTTGCTTTTCTCTGGTTAAACATCCGAGGCGGTTTTTCCCCCCGCAGTAGCTGCAGACCTGTTGTTGTTTGGCGTGCAGTGATCGTGAAACTTCGCGCAGAAGATGATGATGTTAGAAAAGTAATAGTTGATTAAGGGGAAACCTCAACTGCGCAGACCTTTCCAAAGGCCGAGTCCCTGAGCTGTGAGGATCATGAGGACCAGCTGGACAGTCCACTGTCCACTCCACAGCCCTGAGGAAGGAGGTAGGCAGGACAAGAGCTCGTCTTTAACAGTACCCATGAgaattgatttgatttttagtttatatttatttgatatttttcttGTCATGAATGCTTTGATTTGTTAATGGgttcatgttgtgttaaatgtgttGTGTATTATGTTGTGCCTTTTGCCTacctgcaaagcaaatttcccatctgggTCAACAGAGGAAGTAAGAGCTGTCCattggaggggtcagtgtgtgtctgcagcagggctgtccagtcctggtcctggaggggtcagtgtgtgtctgcagcagggctgtccagtcctggtcctggaggggtcagtgtgtgtctgcagcagggctgtccagtcctggtcctggaggggtcggtgtgtgtgtctgcagcaggactgtccagtcctggtcctggaggggtcagtgtgtgtctgcagcagggctgtccagtcctggtcctggaggggtcagtgtgtgtctgcagcagggctgtccagtcctggtcctggaggggtcagtgtgtgtctgcagcagggctgtccagtcccggtcctggaggggtcagtgtgtgtctgcagcagggctgtccagtcctggtcctggaggggtcagtgtgtgtctgcagcagggctgtccagtcccggtcctggaggggtcagtgtgtgtctgcagcagggctgtccagtcccggtcctggaggggtcagtgtgtgtctgcagcagggctgtccagtcctggtcctggaggggtcagtgtgtgtctgcagcagggctgtccagtcctggtcctggaggggtcagtgtgtgtctgcgtcagggctgtccagtcctggtcctggtggggtcagtgtgtgtctgcagcagggctgtccagtcctggtcctggaggggtcaatgtgtgtgtctgcagacgATCCAGGTGTTTTTAAATCAGTAGCACCTGACGAGCTGGGAAAGGGTATTTGTTTGGTCCAGTTAAATCAATGACCAGCTTGTTTACCTCTAGTCTCTCTACGTCTGTagctctatactgtatacatgagaGATCTAGAAGATACACACAGATTAAATATTGATTTgagttattacatttttttcaagcCCAGGAATAGTTAAAGAGAGAATACAGATGCTGGTTtaatctgtatttaaaaataatcccctgaaaattatcatttaaatgttcatttttcccAGATATGTCAGTGAAAATGTATAAGCATAATGGTTTGAATATGTTATGTACATGAATatgttacaaaatgtatttatatacctGTACAGATCTTACACTCAGTCCCTGCTGGATCTCCTCAGTTTGTTGTATGTTGTTTGTATTGTCTCTCTCTGTTCAATCTTATAACTGCTATCGTGATGTGGAATAGTGTTGTCAGTTGTTGTGTTGAAAGGAGATGATCTCTGTTGTAGTAAACTGTGTTGTGCTCTTTGATCCCTCTGTCTGAGCTGCTCCTACACTGCTGTGGGTATTTTCTCAGGGACGGCCTCTGGAGAATCTGTACCAGCCTCAGGAATGGACACCGATATCAGCTGACTGTTCCTTCACTCCTTCATTCTGATAATTCACTACACTGATGTACTGttttaacataataaaacaCTCCTGAGCAAAGTTTTAGTCACttgtttttatcttatttttgttaattaaacaCCAGGTTGTGAACACCTCTTCCATGCTCTTGGGTTTTATTTCCAGTGTCTGTGAAAGAAACTGTGGTCTTCGTGTTGATGAGAGATCTCTCTGCTACTGACATGAGCTCTGTGCCTTGTGAGGGGTGAGATTCTCATGGAGAACAGTGGAAAGGTGAAGCCTGATTGTCCACACGTATAATTCAAGTCTAATTCCATCATACTGTCAAACTAGAGCTGCTCAATACACACAGATGGAGTCACACTGACTCACTGCAACACCTTTCACAGTGAAGCAGAGTCCTGTGCAACAGGCAGGACTGACAGCCCCTCTGAACACTGTGCAGGATCACAGCAGCTCCAGATCACTGCAGGATTCAGCGCAGCTCCAACTCTCCTCCATCTTCACAAACATCATCAATTCACTTCATCTGAGCTGCAGTTGTGCAGTGGCTCCTGCAGTCCAGCTGTGCTTCTGCTCTGTCTTTATTACAGAAGGGGCTCCTGCTCTCAGCCGGAGAGTGAATCGCAGGTTTAAAGGTTTTATATTTGGCGGCGCTGATGTTTCTTAGCGGCGCTGTAGCTCGTCGTGTAGCGCGCTGGTCTGCGGGCGGTGACGgtccgggttcaaatccccagACCACGATAGGTACACGGCTGGGTTCAAGACCACTGACTGCGGAGGCATTTATAAAACCCGAAACACAATAGAGAAGCAGAGATACTACTTTTAGAATTGCAGGAACAGGAGggatacttttttattttttagatttttttcgtTTACCGAAAGATTGCCAGATAAGTATGACCGCGGAGTTACTCCAGATTTGGCAGGAAGTATAGCTCACTCTACTAAACCCCGACTCTTACATATCTCCTCCCGGAGCCCCGGGTTCGAGACCCGTCTGGATCGGCCGATATTTTTCAATCGAGCTGAACTTGCGCTCTTCTGATTGGCTGCTCTTACACCCACCTCCTCCACATGATGATTGGACACTATTAACACTGAACCCCGCCCTTCACCACAGCCACACCCCCTGTCTAAGTCACCATGGTGACGGGACGCGTTCCCTCAGCAGCGCGGAGCGTCATCCTTCACCTACCGGGCTGCGAGTGTCCTCGGGCGGCGGGGCTCTAATCGAGGCCGGGGATGGAGGCTGCAGTCTAGGCCGCAGACCAGCGGCTCCCGACTCCCCGACCACGACAGCCCGGTGCCCGGAGACAGTAGCGCTGCAAACCGCTTGGTGTAGCTGCTCACAGGGGGACCCGATTCACGACTCTCAACACCCCTGTACCCCACCCTCCCACACCCCAGAATAATCAATTAACTAATTAATTAACACTCACAGCAGTTTATTACAGCAAATAAGGATATAAAgcataaaacaattacaatatacagcagTGTTATTAAGCAGATATCCACACATTTCCATCTCGGTCCCCGGTGTCTCTTAATTTGCTACCTCTGTTGTCCTTTTCGCGCTCATCAGGGGTTCACGTTATAAATAGGGGCGGGTCTGTGCTCCAGGCCCgtgcaggctggggtcaggggaGGTGGGGGGACTCCGGCGGCTCGCTGGCTGGGAGAGAGGCGGCTGGTACCCCGCTGCTCTCCCGGTACAGGCGCTTTGCTCGGCTgccggggaaaaaaaaatgcattacattTTACTTACAAGTTTTAACAAAAGCAGCAACTTTTTCTAtgataaatgcattttaaatgtttttaattctctCGCTTTAACCTTTACAGCAGGACAGAGGCGTTTCGAGAGCAAGGTAAgcggtttctctctctctcctcacaccggGGGTTTCGGTTTTCACACCGGGTCTCACACGGCTGGGCTCCAGTTTCCTGCGGTCAGTTACCAGTAACTCGAGTTACCAGTTTCCCCCAGTTCAAGGTAAACCGAGCGGTCGGCGCGTCTTCATGCAAACCGGCTCCGGAGAAAGAAAACCCAGCCGGACCTGCAGCTGCACAGTGAGTCGATACCGGTAAGAGAGACGAAGCCCCTGTGAAAGTGGTTTTCAGTCCTAAACGAGCCCTGAAGCTGCGCTTTCCTGACCGGGTCTCTCTCGGCCTCTAGGAAGAAGAGACTCGGACTCGCCTGTGAATCCGCCGCGGAGCTCCGGTCACTCGGTACACGGGTGGGTCTGCGCTCAGGTCTCCACGCCGAGAAGGACCCGACAGCCGCCGTTTAAAGCCCAGAGCCGCGCCAGGATCCTGCAGAAGCCTGGAACACAAACGAGAAAAAGCGTATTGTGCAGGTAAAAACACAACATACAACAAGCAGTTTAAAGAAGCTGAAGCACGATTTTAATACCATGTTTCTCCGCAGAGTCGAAGCCACAAGTCCTACAGCCTGTCCGGCAGCTCCGGCAAAAGTAAGTTTCGAAATTCATTTACTTTTCAAGCCCCATTTTATAACGTTTTCCACTCGGACCGAGAAAAGCCGAAAGCCGTCGCCCAGGATCCCGCTCCAGCTAAACGGTAAACTTGAGAAACTTTCTTTGTTTGCAAACTCGCTATTTAAAGGCAGAGAAGCGACTCGGGCGTCGGAACCGCTAAACAGCCGCGGATTGAAGTCTAATTGCAGACTGACCGCACCTGCCTTCTCATTCAGACTCGGCCAATAGGGGCGGCGGATCCCGGAGCTGCTCGTCTCTGCTGCTAAACAGCGAGTTTTCAAACAGGGACACGAGAGACCAAAAATCCCCTAACAGGGACAGCCTAACAAAAAATTCTCATTTGAGGATAAAAAGGAGCCTTTTAGTCTGAGCTACTTGGCTTGCAGCCCTTCCAGTGCACTCCACTGCAGTAATCTGACTCAACCAGCTGCTTAATTACTGCTGATCCTGCTAATTATCAATTCAACAGCACTGGGTGCAGCTACACTGTAATGCAGTGGACTGGAGAGGCTGCAAGTAGCTCTGATTCCAGTAACAAGGTCCCACCTTCACACTGCAATTTCCTGAGACAGGATGGGCTCCCACACTGACACTACACTGCCCACTCATGCTCTTTATTCACCTCAAGGCAACACTGCTCACAGGGAACACAAATAAGGAACAAGCAGGTATTGACTCCACACtgaaaaggaaacaagaaaatggttctggctgtggagtggtgtctgtgtggcGGGAGGCCATCAGGCTGCACAGAAACAGGACACCTTGAGGCAGAACAGGAGTCTGAAGAGGCTCTGAG
This DNA window, taken from Lepisosteus oculatus isolate fLepOcu1 chromosome 23, fLepOcu1.hap2, whole genome shotgun sequence, encodes the following:
- the LOC107075746 gene encoding natural killer cells antigen CD94-like, with the translated sequence MDTYKEYIGLQSPTQDAYENVSTPRTEPRGEPDRQSRSRSCVSISLGVTVCVLLVTVIALGTVLWNQNSSDCKSRLEKKEKELEKLRQEAERYRKRVEIFCVDLSTGRRKQQCCPEGWKGGDSGRCYYISTDQRSWEFASHFCSSVGAQLLETEDKRELNFLGSLLEGYFYWIGLRKDSSSEWRWVNGTELNKDVITVKTGYSDGDCACGYWSGDVFTAYSRKCEETFSWICVGDPV